One Planctomycetota bacterium DNA window includes the following coding sequences:
- a CDS encoding prolyl oligopeptidase family serine peptidase, with protein sequence NAGNLQWGLKMHDDLIDATDWAINEGIAIADEVAIMGGSYGGYATLAGLTFTPEKFACGVDIVGPSNLETLLGTIPPYWEPLVKIFHERMGDPNTEEGLALLKAASPLYKADQIVKPLLIAQGANDPRVKQAESDQIVNAMKEAGIPVTYVLYPDEGHGFAKPTNSIAFFAIAENFLSECLGGRAE encoded by the coding sequence TCAATGCCGGCAACCTGCAATGGGGCCTCAAGATGCACGATGACCTCATCGATGCGACCGACTGGGCGATCAATGAAGGCATCGCGATTGCCGACGAGGTCGCGATCATGGGCGGCTCCTATGGCGGCTATGCGACGCTCGCTGGGCTGACCTTCACGCCTGAGAAGTTTGCCTGCGGGGTCGATATCGTAGGCCCGTCGAACCTCGAAACGCTGCTCGGGACGATTCCGCCCTATTGGGAGCCGCTGGTGAAGATCTTCCATGAACGCATGGGCGATCCCAACACCGAGGAAGGCCTCGCGCTGCTCAAGGCGGCAAGCCCGCTCTACAAGGCCGACCAGATCGTGAAACCGCTGCTCATTGCGCAGGGCGCTAACGATCCGCGCGTCAAGCAGGCCGAGAGCGACCAGATCGTCAATGCGATGAAGGAAGCCGGCATTCCGGTAACCTACGTGCTTTATCCCGATGAAGGCCACGGCTTCGCCAAGCCCACCAATTCGATCGCCTTCTTCGCGATTGCCGAGAACTTCCTGTCTGAATGCCTTGGCGGGCGTGCCGAGC